The region GAAACCGGCACCACCATCGACATCGGCGAAGACGGCACCATCACCATCGCTTCGACCGATGCTGACAAGGCTGAGCACGCCAAGAAGTGCATCGAAGAGATCACCGCTGAAGTCGAAATCGGCAAGGTCTACGAAGGCCCGATCACCAAGATCTTGGACTTCGGTGCACTCGTGAATCTGCTGCCTGGCAAGGACGGTCTGCTGCACATCAGCCAGATCGCTCACCAGCGCGTCGAGAAGGTGACCGACTTCCTCAAGGAAGGCCAGATCGTCAAGGTCAAGGTCATGGAAACCGACGAGAAGGGTCGCATCAAGCTGTCGATGAAGGCCTTGATCGACCGTGACGCGGCGCCTGTCGCACCTGCTGCTGACGCAGAAGCTCAGCAGTAAGTTCTTGGTACAGGATCAGGCATGAAAGCCATTGCTATTAGCCAAACCGGCGGCCCCGAGGTTCTGCAGCTCGTCGAGCGGCCGGATCCCGTGGCGGGTGTGGGTGAGTGCCTGATCGCTGTTGAGGCTTACGGCATCAACCGCCCTGACGTGTTGCAGCGCAAGGGTGCCTATCCGCCACCTCCCGGGGCTAGCGATTTGCCGGGCCTGGAAGTGGCGGGGCGCATTGTGTCGGGTGATGCGGCAGAGTTGGCTGCGGCTGGCTTGAAGCTTGGGGACGCTGTCTGCGCCCTGGTGGCGGGTGGCGGCTACGCCGAGCTTTGCACGGCGCCCTTGGCGCAATGCCTGCCGGTGCCTGCTGGCTGGACCATGGCCGAGGCGGCGAGCCTGCCGGAGACCTTTTTCACCGTTTGGTCGAATGTGTTCGAGCGGGCGGGCCTGAAGGCTGGCGAGACGCTGCTGGTGCATGGTGGCAGCAGCGGTATTGGCGTGACGGCGATTCAGTTGGCCAAGGCCTTTGGGGCCAAGGTCATCGTCACCGTCGGTAGCGAAGACAAGGCTGCGGCCTGCCTGCAATTAGGGGCGGACGTGGCCATCAACTACAAGTCCCAGGACTTTGTGGTTGAGGTCAAGGCCGCCACGGCGGGGCGCGGCGTCGATGTGATTTTGGATATGGTGGCTGGGTCCTACGTCGAGCGTGGCGTGCAGTGCCTGGCCGACGATGGCCGCATGGTCATCATTGCAGTGCAAGGTGGCTTGGATGCTCGCTTTGATGCCGGTGCGGTGTTGCGGCGGCGTTTGACCATCAGCGGATCAACCCTGAGGCCGCGTTCGCTCGCCTTCAAGGCAGGTATTGGCGCGCAGTTGCGCGAGCGCGTTTGGCCCAAGTTGGCGGCGCGCCAGATCAAGCCGGTGATTTACCGTGAGTTGTCGGGTGATGAAGCGGCGGCCGCGCATGCCTTGATGGAGTCTGGCGAGCACGTGGGCAAGATTGTCCTGAGCTGGGGTAGGGAGTGAGATTTGAGTATGCGTAAGAAACTGGTGGTCGGAAATTGGAAGATGCATGGCAATCGCGCCAGCAATGCCGCCTTGTTGGCGGGCTTGCGCGAGGCGGGGCCGTGGAGCGCCGATGTGGCGGTTTGCGTGCCGTTTCCCTACATCACTGAAACGGCCCTGGCCTTGACGGGTCAGGCCATTGCCTTTGGTGCGCAAGATTGCTCGGCACATGAGCAGGGCGCTTTCACGGGTGAAGTGTCATCGGCCATGTTGGCTGATTTGGGCTGCCGCTATGTCATCGTTGGCCATTCAGAGCGCCGCGCCTTTCATGCTGAAAGCGATCAGCTGGTGGCCGATAAGGCCAAGGCTGCGCTGGCGCATGGCGTGACGCCCATTGTGTGCGTTGGCGAAACCTTGGCTGAGCGTGAGGCGGGTCAAACCGAGGTCGTGGTCAAGCGCCAACTGGCTGCGGTGATTCACACCTTGACGCATTGCATCGGTGAAATCGTGCTGGCTTATGAGCCGGTGTGGGCAATCGGCACGGGCCTGACGGCCAGCCCGGAGCAGGCGCAGTCTGTGCATGCCGTGTTGCGCATGCAATTGCAGGCGGCCACGCAGAAGGCTGACGCGATGCGCATTCTGTATGGCGGTAGCGTCAAGCCGGATAACGCGGCCCAGCTGTTCGCCATGCCTGACATTGATGGTGGTTTGATTGGTGGCGCCGCCTTGAAGGCTGGCGACTTCAGCGTGATCTGCCGCGCGGCAGCTTGATCGCAATCGATTTGTTTTTTTGCCTGAGATTTTTGGAGCTTTTGAGATGCAATTCTGGATGAATTTGGTGTTAGTGGTGCAGTTGCTGAGCGCCCTGGTAATGATTGGCCTGGTACTGGTTCAGCATGGCAAGGGCGCCGATATGGGTGCGTCCTTCGGCAGCGGCGCCTCCGGCAGCTTGTTTGGCGCCACGGGCAGCGCCAACTTCTTGTCGCGCAGCACAGCTGTTTGCGCCACGGTGTTTTTTGTCTGCACCCTGGGCCTGGCCTATATGTCCAATAGCCGTAGCGGTGCTTCGACGACCGAGACGATTCTTGACAAGGCAGCGCCCGCTGCGCCGGCTGCTTCCGGCGCTGCTGCCATCCCTGGCGCCGCACCTGTTGCGGTGGACACGCCTGCTCCCTCTGCCTCGAAGTAATTCGGTGAAGGCGTCGCTCGCAAGCTGTGTCTTGTGAGCGACGCAGGACCCCGAACATTGCGCGTCAAAAAAGCAGAATTTGTCTTGAGTTCGCTAAAGGCGTGAAATTTTCGGTATAGAATTCGAGGCTGACTAGATAGCAACTCCTCACGCAACTCTAGTTAGTCTTTACTTGGTTCAGGCCAAGAAATTTGAATATAGCCGTCGTGGTGAAATTGGTAGACACGCTATCTTGAGGGGGTAGTGGCGAAAGCTGTGCGAGTTCGAGTCTCGCCGACGGCACCAGATACATCGGTTAGTATCCAAGGGTTGGAGCCCGTGGAATATTGGCCAAAGCGCCCCGAAGCGGAGTTGTTCGAAATATCTTTCGGGCAAATAAGCAGGGGATCAGGCGGGCGCAGTCCGTAGGCGAAAGAATTCGCTGGCGGCGCGCCCGTTGCTTTTGTGGAAATCGCTGTGGAGGGCTTGGAGGCCTGAAGCAGTTCTGAGAGAGCGTCACCCATGAACTTGGATCAGTACCTACCCGTCATCCTCTTCATCCTGGTCGGCGCGGGCGTCGGCGTGGCGCCTCAGGTGCTCGGCTTTCTGTTCGGCCCCAATCGCCCTGATGCGGCGAAAAACTCCCCCTACGAATGTGGCTTTGAGGCCTTTGAAGACGCGCGAATGAAGTTCGACGTGCGCTACTACCTCGTGGCCATTTTGTTCATTTTGTTTGACCTGGAAATTGCTTTCCTGTTTCCCTGGGCGGTGACGCTGAAGGAAATTGGCTCGGCAGGTTTCTGGGCGATGATGATTTTCCTGGGTATTCTGGTCGTAGGCTTTATCTACGAGTGGAAAAAAGGCGCCCTGGATTGGGAATGAAATAATGCCCCTCGCCCGACCCCAGTGTCGGGTGACTCCTTGAGGGACTGCCAGCCTGGCGGCTGGCCGATGGGTTGGCCCGGCGCGGCCCGAACGATTGGAAGCTTGCAATGGGTATTGAAGGCGTATTGAAAGAAGGCTTTGTCACCACTTCGGTCGACAAGCTCATCAACTGGTCCAAGACCGGTTCTCTGTGGCCCATGACCTTCGGTCTGGCCTGCTGTGCGGTGGAGATGATGCACGCGGGTGCAGCCCGTTATGACATCGACCGCTTCGGCATGTTGTTCCGTCCCAGCCCACGGCAGAGCGATTTGATGATCGTGGCCGGCACGCTGTGCAACAAGATGGCGCCGGCCCTGCGCCGTGTTTACGACCAGATGGCTGAGCCGCGCTGGGTGCTCTCGATGGGTTCCTGTGCCAATGGCGGTGGCTACTACCACTACAGCTACTCGGTCGTGCGTGGTTGCGACCGCATCGTGCCGGTCGACGTCTATGTGCCTGGCTGCCCGCCCACCGCGGAAGCCCTGCTGTACGGCATCTTGCAGCTGCAAGCCAAGATTCGCCGCGAAAACACCATTGCACGTTGACGCCAAGGGTCTGAACTGATGAGCAAACTTGACACCCTGAAGCTGGCCCTGGAGTCAGCGCTTGGCGGGAAGATTCAAAACCTCAAGACCGAGTTCGACGAGGTCACCTTGCAGGTCGCTGCCGCAGACTATCTGGCGGTGGCGAAGATCCTGCGCGACCACTCGGAACTGCGCTTCGAGCAATTGATCGACCTCTGCGGCCTGGACTTCAGTGCCTACAAAGATGGCGCTTACGAAGGTCAGCGCTATGCGGTGGTGAGCCACCTGATGTCGATCAACAAGAATTGGCGTCTGCGGTTGAAGGTGTTCTGCCCCGACGACAGCTTCCCCTGCGTGGCTGCGCTGACGCCCATCTGGAATGCGGCCAACTGGTTTGAACGCGAAGCCTTTGATCTGTTCGGCATCATCTTTGATGGCCACGAAGATCTGCGTCGCATCCTGACCGACTATGGCTTCATCGGCCACCCGATGCGCAAGGACTTCCCGACCTCGGGCCATGTCGAAATGCGTTACGACGCAGAGACCAAGCGCGTGGTCTATCAACCCGTGTCGATTGAGCCGCGTGAGATCACGCCGCGCATCATCCGCGAAGAAAACTACGGCGGTATTTGAGCTATGGCCGAAATCAAAAACTACACGCTGAACTTCGGTCCCCAGCACCCGGCTGCGCACGGCGTGCTGCGTCTGGTGCTTGAGCTGGACGGTGAAGTCATCCAACGCGCTGACCCGCACATCGGCCTGCTGCACCGCGCCACCGAGAAGTTGGCCGAAAGCAAGACCTATATCCAGTCGCTGCCTTATATGGACCGACTGGATTACGTTTCCATGATGGCCAATGAGCAGGCTTACTGCCTGGCCATCGAGAAGATGATGGGCCTGGAAGTGCCCCTGCGCGCGCAGTACATCCGCGTGATGTTCGCCGAGATCACCCGCTTGCTCAACCACCTGCTGTGGTTGGGCGCGCATGGCATCGACTGCGGCGCGATGAACATCCTGATCTACTGCTTCCGCGAGCGGGAAGATCTGTTCGATATGTACGAAGCAGTGTCGGGTGCGCGCATGCACGCAGCCTACTTCCGTCCGGGCGGCGTTTACCGCGACCTGCCGGACAGCATGCCGCAATACAAGGTCAGCAAGATCAAGAACGCCAAGGCGATTGCGCGTTTGAACGAGAACCGCTCGGGCTCGCTGCTGGACTTCATCGAAGACTTCTGCAAGCGCTTCCCGAAGAACGTTGACGACTATGAAACCCTGCTGACCGATAACCGCATCTGGAAGCAGCGCACCGTGGGCATTGGCGTCGTGACGCCTGAGCGTGCACTGAATCTGGGCTTCTCGGGTCCAATGCTGCGTGGCTCGGGCATTGCCTGGGACTTGCGCAAGAAGCAGCCCTACGACGCTTACGCGCAAATGGACTTCGATGTGCCGGTCGGTACCAACGGCGACACCTACGACCGCTATCTGGTGCGCGTTGAAGAAATGCGCCAGAGCAATCGCATCATCCAGCAATGCGTGGCTTGGCTGCGTGCCAATCCCGGCCCGGTGATCACTGATAACCACAAGGTGGCGCCGCCATCGCGCGTGGATATGAAGTCGAATATGGAGGAGTTGATCCACCATTTCAAGCTCTTCACCGAAGGTTTCCATGTGCCCGAAGGCGAGGCCTATGCTGCGGTGGAACACCCCAAGGGTGAGTTCGGCATCTATATGGTCAGCGACGGCGCCAACAAGCCTTACCGCCTGAAGATCCGCGCGCCTGGCTTCTCGCATCTGGCTGCGCTGGACGAGATGGGGCGTGGCCACATGATTGCGGACGCGGTGGCCATCATCGGCACCATGGACATCGTGTTCGGCGAGATTGATCGTTGAGGCAACCAGCGAAAAACGATGATGAGTACTGAAACCTATCAATTGAGCGAGGCCACGGCCGCGCGCTTTGCCCGCGAAGTCGCCAAATACCCGGCCGAGCAAAAGTCTTCGGCCGTGATGGCCTGCCTGGCCATCGTGCAGCAGGAAATCGGCTTTGTCTCGCGCGCGAGCGAAGACGCCATTGCCGAATATCTGGGCATGCCGCCCATCGCTGTCTACGAGGTCACGACCTTCTACAACATGTACAACCAGCGCAAGCTGGGTCAGTTCAAGTTGAACGTCTGCACCAACTTGCCTTGCCAGTTGCGCGACGGTCAAAAGGCACTCAACCACCTGTGCGAAAAGCTCGGTGTGGAAGAGGGCGGCACGACCGCCGACGGCCTGTTCACCGTGCAAAAGAGCGAGTGCCTGGGTGCTTGCGCCGACTCACCGGTGATGCTGGTCAATGACCGCCAGATGTGCAGCTTCATGAGCCATGAGCGGCTGGACGAGTTGGTGGACGTGCTCAAAGCTCACGCTGCCAAGAACTGACCGGTGGAAAGAACAAGCATGCTGGATCTCTCCAAATTTCAGTCCACGGGTCAAGAGACCTGTTTCCATGATCGCCACATCGGCGCGCAGATTTATGCCGGCCTGGACGGCAAGAACTGGCGTTTGCAGGATTACGTCGCCCGTGGCGGCTATGCCGCGCTGCGCAAGATTCTCAAAGGCGAGGGCGCGCCCGAAGGTACACCGCTGACGCAAGACCAGGTGATTGCCGAGGTCAAGGGCTCTGGCCTGCGCGGCCGCGGTGGCGCGGGTTTCCCCACCGGCCTGAAGTGGAGCTTCATGCCGCGCCAGTTCCCTGGCGACAAGTACCTGGTGTGCAACTCCGACGAGGGCGAGCCGGGTACTTGCAAGGACCGCGACATCTTGATGTTCAACCCGCACATCGTCATCGAAGGCATGATCATTGCCGCCTTCGCCATGGGCATCAAGACCGGCTACAACTACATCCACGGCGAAATCTTCGAGGTCTATGACCGTTTCGAAGAAGCGCTTGAGGAGGCTCGTGCAGCCGGTTTCCTGGGTGACAACATCCTCAGTTCGGGCTTCAGCTTTCAGTTGCACGCCTTCCACGGTTTCGGCGCCTACATCTGCGGCGAAGAAACGGCACTGTTGGAATCGCTCGAAGGCAAGAAGGGCCAACCGCGCTTCAAGCCGCCGTTCCCGGCCAGCTTCGGTTTGTATGGCCGCCCGACGACCATCAACAACACCGAAACCTTTGCCGCTGTGCCATGGATCATCCGCAACAGCGGCCAGGCCTATCTGGAAATCGGTAAGCCCAATAACGGTGGCACCAAGTTGTTCTCGGTGTCGGGTGACGTTGAGCGCCCCGGCAACTATGAGATTCCGCTGGGCACGCCTTTCTCCAAGCTGCTGGAACTGGCGGGCGGCGTGCGCAAGGGTCGCACGCTGAAGGCCGTGATTCCTGGTGGTTCCTCCTCGCCGGTCTTGACCGCTGAGGTGATGATGAACTGCACCATGGACTACGACTCGATCGCCAAGGCCGGCTCCATGCTGGGTTCTGGCGCCGTGATCGTGATGGACGATTCGCGTTGCATGGTCAAGAGCCTGCTGCGCCTGAGCTACTTCTACGCCCACGAAAGCTGTGGCCAGTGCACGCCTTGCCGCGAAGGCACGGGCTGGATGCACCGTGTGGTCGAGCGCATCGCCAACGGCCATGGCAAGCCAGAAGACATCGACCTGCTCAATTCGGTGGCCGACAACATTCAAGGCCGCACGATTTGCGCCCTGGGTGATGCCGCCGCGATGCCGGTGCGGGCGATGATCAAGAACTTCAAACACGAGTTCGTTCACTTGATCGAACACAAGACGCCTCTCGTGCCGGCCGCGGTCTGAAGCAGCAGGACAGGACGAACAAGCAATGATTGAAATCGAACTCGACGGCCAGAAGGTAGAGGTCCAGGAAGGCAGCATGGTCATGCATGCCGCTGAAAAGGCCGGTACCTACATCCCGCATTTTTGCTATCACAAGAAGCTCTCCATCGCTGCCAACTGCCGTATGTGCTTGGTGGACGTGGAGAAGGCGCCCAAGCCCATGCCTGCCTGCGCCACGCCGGTCACGCAAGGCATGATCGTGCGCACCAAGAGCGACAAGGCTCTGAAGGCCCAGCAAGGCGTGATGGAGTTTTTGCTCATCAACCACCCACTGGATTGCCCGATTTGCGACCAAGGCGGTGAGTGCCAGTTGCAAGACTTGGCCGTGGGCTACGGTGCCAGCAAGTCGCGCTACACCGAAGAAAAGCGTGTGGTGTTCCAGAAGAATGTCGGCCCGCTGATTTCCATGCAGGAAATGAGCCGCTGCATTCACTGCACCCGCTGCGTGCGCTTCGGCCAAGAAATCGCCGGCGTGATGGAGTTGGGCATGGCCCACCGCGGTGAGCATGCCGAGATCCAGACCTTTGTCGGCCGCACGGTTGACTCGGAGTTGTCGGGCAATATGATCGACATCTGCCCGGTCGGCGCGCTGACTAGCAAGCCCTTCCGCTACAGCGCCCGCACTTGGGAGTTGGCGCGTCGCAAGAGCGTCAGCCCGCACGATTCGACCGGTGCCAACTTGATCGTTCAGGTCAAGAACAACCAGGTCATGCGTGTGGTGCCGCTGGAAAACGACGCGGTGAACGAATGCTGGATCGCCGACCGCGACCGCTTCTCCTACGAAGCGCTGAATAGCGACCAACGCCTGACCCAGCCGATGATCAAGCAGGGCGGGGCTTGGAAGACGGTTGACTGGACGACTGCGCTGGAATACATCGCCAACGGCATCAAGGTCATCAAGGCCGAGCATGGTGCCAATGGCGTCGGTGCCCTGGCTTCCGCGCACAGCACGGTTGAAGAACTACATCTGCTGGCCGCCCTGGTGCGTGGCCTGGGTAGCGAGAACATTGATCACCGCCTGCGCCAAGCTGACTTCAGCAATGCCGCACCTGCCGGTCAAGCCCATTGGCTGGGCCGCTCGGTCGCTTCGCTGTCCGAATTGGACCGCGCGCTGGTGATCGGCTCGTCGCTGCGCAAGGATCATCCGCTGTTTGCACAGCGCCTGCGCCAAGCCGCTCGCCGCGGCGCGCAGGTCAGCAGCATTCACGCCAATGCGGACGACTGGCTGATGCCGGTGCGCGCCCGTGCCACCGTGGCGCCGAGCGCCTGGGTGCAAACCTTGGCCGATGTGGCGGCTGCCGTGGCCGCTGCCAACGGCGTGGCAGCACCAGCGGCTGGTTCGGCCAGCGCCGAAGCGCAAGCCATTGCCGCCTCGCTGCTGTCGGGTCAACGCAAAGCGATTCTGCTGGGTAATGCCGCTGCGCAACATCCGCAGGCCGCTAGCCTGTTGAGCTTGGCCAACTGGATCGGCGCACAAACCGGCGCCACCGTGGGTTATCTCACTGCCGCTGCGAATACGGTGGGTGCGCAACTGGTTGGCGCTCAAGCAGTCAACGGTGGTTTGAACGCCGCTCAGATGCTGTCAGCCGGCTCGCCGCTGAAGGGCTTGCTGCTGCTGAACACCGATCCGGTGCTCGATGCTGCCAACCCGGCTGCTGCGGCAAAGGCATTGGCCGCCATCGACATGGTCGTTGTGATGAGCCCGTTCAAGACCGGTCTGGACTACGCCGACGTTTTGCTGCCTACCGCGCCGTTCACCGAAACTTCGGGCACCTTCGTCAATGCCGAGGGCCGCGCCCAAAGCTTTGTCGGCGTGGCCAAGCCCTTGGGCGAGACCCGTCCGGGCTGGAAGATTCTGCGCGTGCTGGGCAATTTGTTGGCCCTGAATGGCTTCCAGCAAGAGAGCTCGGAACAGGTTCGTGCCGAGGCACTCGGTGTTGATCTGGACCTGTCGGCCCGCCTGAACAATAGCGGTAGCGCTGTGGTTCACGCTGGTGCAGCTCAATCTGCCGCACTGGAACGTCTGGCCGATCTGCCGATTTACGCGACCGATGCGCTGGTCCGTAACGCCAGCTCGCTGCAGCTCAGCAGTGATGCCCGCGAAGCCGCCGTTGCCACTTTGCCTCAAGGCTTGTGGACACAGCTTGGCCTGAGCGTGGGCGACCAAGTGCGCGTCAGCCAGGACGATGCCGGCACCGTGCAACTGCCCGCCAAGCTCGACGCCAAGCTGCCTGCCAATGTGGTGCGCGTGCCTGCCGGCCTGCCCGAAACAGCGGCCCTGGGCTCTGCCTTCGGCAGCCTGAATGTGACCAAGGCCTGAGGTAATAACAGCAATGATTGAAACCCTCTACCAATCTGGCGCTGGCTTGCTCGGCGGCGCTTGGCCCGTCGTCTGGGCGCTGATCAAGATCATCGCGGTGGTGGCACCGTTGATGGTCTGTGTGGCCTACCTGACTTTGTGGGAACGCAAGGCCATTGGCTGGACGCAGATTCGTCCCGGCCCAAACCGCGTCGGTCCCTACGGTTTGCTGACCCCCATCGCCGATGCGGTCAAGCTGATCTTCAAGGAAATCATCCGCCCCACGGCGGCCAATAAGGGCCTGTTCTTCCTGGGCCCGATCATGACCATCATGCCGGCTCTGGCCGCTTGGGCCGTGATCCCTTTTGGCCCCGATGTGGTGCTGGCCAACGTCAATGCCGGCCTGCTGCTCTTGATGGCGATCACCTCGATCGAGGTCTACGGCGTCATCATCGCCGGCTGGGCATCGAACTCGAA is a window of Paucibacter sp. KCTC 42545 DNA encoding:
- a CDS encoding NAD(P)H-quinone oxidoreductase — protein: MKAIAISQTGGPEVLQLVERPDPVAGVGECLIAVEAYGINRPDVLQRKGAYPPPPGASDLPGLEVAGRIVSGDAAELAAAGLKLGDAVCALVAGGGYAELCTAPLAQCLPVPAGWTMAEAASLPETFFTVWSNVFERAGLKAGETLLVHGGSSGIGVTAIQLAKAFGAKVIVTVGSEDKAAACLQLGADVAINYKSQDFVVEVKAATAGRGVDVILDMVAGSYVERGVQCLADDGRMVIIAVQGGLDARFDAGAVLRRRLTISGSTLRPRSLAFKAGIGAQLRERVWPKLAARQIKPVIYRELSGDEAAAAHALMESGEHVGKIVLSWGRE
- the tpiA gene encoding triose-phosphate isomerase produces the protein MRKKLVVGNWKMHGNRASNAALLAGLREAGPWSADVAVCVPFPYITETALALTGQAIAFGAQDCSAHEQGAFTGEVSSAMLADLGCRYVIVGHSERRAFHAESDQLVADKAKAALAHGVTPIVCVGETLAEREAGQTEVVVKRQLAAVIHTLTHCIGEIVLAYEPVWAIGTGLTASPEQAQSVHAVLRMQLQAATQKADAMRILYGGSVKPDNAAQLFAMPDIDGGLIGGAALKAGDFSVICRAAA
- the secG gene encoding preprotein translocase subunit SecG encodes the protein MQFWMNLVLVVQLLSALVMIGLVLVQHGKGADMGASFGSGASGSLFGATGSANFLSRSTAVCATVFFVCTLGLAYMSNSRSGASTTETILDKAAPAAPAASGAAAIPGAAPVAVDTPAPSASK
- a CDS encoding NADH-quinone oxidoreductase subunit A gives rise to the protein MNLDQYLPVILFILVGAGVGVAPQVLGFLFGPNRPDAAKNSPYECGFEAFEDARMKFDVRYYLVAILFILFDLEIAFLFPWAVTLKEIGSAGFWAMMIFLGILVVGFIYEWKKGALDWE
- a CDS encoding NuoB/complex I 20 kDa subunit family protein — protein: MGIEGVLKEGFVTTSVDKLINWSKTGSLWPMTFGLACCAVEMMHAGAARYDIDRFGMLFRPSPRQSDLMIVAGTLCNKMAPALRRVYDQMAEPRWVLSMGSCANGGGYYHYSYSVVRGCDRIVPVDVYVPGCPPTAEALLYGILQLQAKIRRENTIAR
- a CDS encoding NADH-quinone oxidoreductase subunit C; its protein translation is MSKLDTLKLALESALGGKIQNLKTEFDEVTLQVAAADYLAVAKILRDHSELRFEQLIDLCGLDFSAYKDGAYEGQRYAVVSHLMSINKNWRLRLKVFCPDDSFPCVAALTPIWNAANWFEREAFDLFGIIFDGHEDLRRILTDYGFIGHPMRKDFPTSGHVEMRYDAETKRVVYQPVSIEPREITPRIIREENYGGI
- a CDS encoding NADH-quinone oxidoreductase subunit D, whose protein sequence is MAEIKNYTLNFGPQHPAAHGVLRLVLELDGEVIQRADPHIGLLHRATEKLAESKTYIQSLPYMDRLDYVSMMANEQAYCLAIEKMMGLEVPLRAQYIRVMFAEITRLLNHLLWLGAHGIDCGAMNILIYCFREREDLFDMYEAVSGARMHAAYFRPGGVYRDLPDSMPQYKVSKIKNAKAIARLNENRSGSLLDFIEDFCKRFPKNVDDYETLLTDNRIWKQRTVGIGVVTPERALNLGFSGPMLRGSGIAWDLRKKQPYDAYAQMDFDVPVGTNGDTYDRYLVRVEEMRQSNRIIQQCVAWLRANPGPVITDNHKVAPPSRVDMKSNMEELIHHFKLFTEGFHVPEGEAYAAVEHPKGEFGIYMVSDGANKPYRLKIRAPGFSHLAALDEMGRGHMIADAVAIIGTMDIVFGEIDR
- a CDS encoding NADH-quinone oxidoreductase subunit NuoE family protein, which translates into the protein MSTETYQLSEATAARFAREVAKYPAEQKSSAVMACLAIVQQEIGFVSRASEDAIAEYLGMPPIAVYEVTTFYNMYNQRKLGQFKLNVCTNLPCQLRDGQKALNHLCEKLGVEEGGTTADGLFTVQKSECLGACADSPVMLVNDRQMCSFMSHERLDELVDVLKAHAAKN
- the nuoF gene encoding NADH-quinone oxidoreductase subunit NuoF; the protein is MLDLSKFQSTGQETCFHDRHIGAQIYAGLDGKNWRLQDYVARGGYAALRKILKGEGAPEGTPLTQDQVIAEVKGSGLRGRGGAGFPTGLKWSFMPRQFPGDKYLVCNSDEGEPGTCKDRDILMFNPHIVIEGMIIAAFAMGIKTGYNYIHGEIFEVYDRFEEALEEARAAGFLGDNILSSGFSFQLHAFHGFGAYICGEETALLESLEGKKGQPRFKPPFPASFGLYGRPTTINNTETFAAVPWIIRNSGQAYLEIGKPNNGGTKLFSVSGDVERPGNYEIPLGTPFSKLLELAGGVRKGRTLKAVIPGGSSSPVLTAEVMMNCTMDYDSIAKAGSMLGSGAVIVMDDSRCMVKSLLRLSYFYAHESCGQCTPCREGTGWMHRVVERIANGHGKPEDIDLLNSVADNIQGRTICALGDAAAMPVRAMIKNFKHEFVHLIEHKTPLVPAAV
- the nuoG gene encoding NADH-quinone oxidoreductase subunit NuoG, whose translation is MIEIELDGQKVEVQEGSMVMHAAEKAGTYIPHFCYHKKLSIAANCRMCLVDVEKAPKPMPACATPVTQGMIVRTKSDKALKAQQGVMEFLLINHPLDCPICDQGGECQLQDLAVGYGASKSRYTEEKRVVFQKNVGPLISMQEMSRCIHCTRCVRFGQEIAGVMELGMAHRGEHAEIQTFVGRTVDSELSGNMIDICPVGALTSKPFRYSARTWELARRKSVSPHDSTGANLIVQVKNNQVMRVVPLENDAVNECWIADRDRFSYEALNSDQRLTQPMIKQGGAWKTVDWTTALEYIANGIKVIKAEHGANGVGALASAHSTVEELHLLAALVRGLGSENIDHRLRQADFSNAAPAGQAHWLGRSVASLSELDRALVIGSSLRKDHPLFAQRLRQAARRGAQVSSIHANADDWLMPVRARATVAPSAWVQTLADVAAAVAAANGVAAPAAGSASAEAQAIAASLLSGQRKAILLGNAAAQHPQAASLLSLANWIGAQTGATVGYLTAAANTVGAQLVGAQAVNGGLNAAQMLSAGSPLKGLLLLNTDPVLDAANPAAAAKALAAIDMVVVMSPFKTGLDYADVLLPTAPFTETSGTFVNAEGRAQSFVGVAKPLGETRPGWKILRVLGNLLALNGFQQESSEQVRAEALGVDLDLSARLNNSGSAVVHAGAAQSAALERLADLPIYATDALVRNASSLQLSSDAREAAVATLPQGLWTQLGLSVGDQVRVSQDDAGTVQLPAKLDAKLPANVVRVPAGLPETAALGSAFGSLNVTKA